The genomic interval ACACAGAACTATAACAGCTAAAGGCCCACAGATCTGACCCCACCGTGGGACAGACATTCTTGTGTTTCCAGCATGTCTCTCTCATTAGCCactcaaatgtttacagaggctTCGTTAACCCCGAGCCCTGGAGTGATAACAAGGCTTGGAAAATAACATCAATGGTCCAGATAAGAGAAGGCAAGCTGCTATTTTTGCCGTCCAGAACGTGTGCTGTTTACTGTACGGAGAATGGGAGTGAACTCGCAAACGAAGGCTTCCGTACTGAGAATCCCAGTGTCATCGCTTCTTCGACAAAACAGAGCCAGATGCGGAGTAAAACGAAGTACATCCGCCACATTTTTCACACCGATGGAGGGATTACGGTATCTCCTGCTCACCCTGTGCATCAGCTTATGTGGCTCCTGTAAAGGGAACCCAGTGGAGTTTGTAGAATCTCTGGAGGAAGACCTTGAGGAAGAGGACAGCTTGAACTCCAGGTTGGAGAGGTTTCTGGGGACCATGAAGGAGGATTTTCTGAGGATGCTGAACTTGTCCGGGGTTCCTCAGGAGCAGAGGAAGGTTCAGCCTCCTCCGTTTATGACGGAGATTTACAACAAATACGCTTCGGATAAATCCTCTGCCCCACGCTCTGATGTCATTCGCAGCTTCGTCTTACAAGGTGAGGTCACTAATTGAACGTCTTTGATGCAGAGTTgccaagttgatgatgtttaCCTACATTGTATCAGCCAGGCTCAATCCCTGGAGGGTCAAACTAAACTATTTCCAGGTCACTGCTATAAGGAGATGAGCATTTCCTACACACAATGGCCTGGACTTCAAGTGAATCCTTGGGATAAATCTCAAGAACGTATTCTAAAAATACCTTTCACACAGACCTTTAGTCTGGACATTTAACACatgtggcagtaaacacacagacacacaccagcagACAGCCTCAGCACCTCAGCACACatggagcagttgggggttagggttagggcaCTTCAGAAATGGATATTCAGGGACAAGAAAGTACTGCCCCTGTTTTTCCTGCCAGTCAAGGACattgaaccagtgaccttcTGGTCCCAAAAGCTCTACTCTAATTGGTTCAAACATATTTGTGGTATCATTGTCAGATCAAGTTTGATCCTCACTTTTCCTTTCTCACTTTGTGGGGAGGATGGTCCTTCTTCTCCAGCAACACACTGCAGAAAGCTAGCCAGTGTGGGCATCAGTTAGCCAATATTACAGAACTGGGCAgttattgttctcctccaaTTTATGATGTAACTGTTAGAGGTCTCCACACATAGCCTCGTAGCAGGTGTGATTAAGGGAGTCCTACCTGGTGCAGACCTGCCGGGTGGAGACCTATCTGGAGGAGGCAAATCAGGTGGAGACATACCTGGTGCAGATCTATTCGTTGGAGACCTACCTGGTGGAGACATACCTGGTGCAGACCAATTGGGTGGAGAAATACCAAGGAAAGACTTACTGGGTGGAGACTTACCTAGTGGAGACCTACCGAGTGTGGATCTACCTGATAGACACTTACCTTGTGTGGAGGCCCACTGGGTGGAGGCTTACCTTGTGGAGACTTACCAGTGACAAACTGGGTGGAACTGGCCACTACATTATTTTGGTGATTAATAATTTGAAATACACTGAAgaaatttcttttcttttcagatGTGACCCACTCAGTTACAGACGAAAACAAGACGGCACACAGACTTCTCTTCAATGTCTCTGTCCCTCGTTTCGAAGAGGTCACTATGGTCCAGCTGCGACTCTTTATCCTGTGGGAACAAGATCTAACGTCCTGCGATGATGCTTTTGCTGCTGTTAATGTTTATGATGTAGAGCATGCTGAGAGAGAAGAGATCATCCACCTTCAGGACAGGAAAGAAATCAGAGACTCAGAACCATCCTGGGAAGCTTTTGATGTAACACATGCCGTCCACCACTGGCTCCAGACGAGGAGTGGAGCTGGGGAGCTGGAGGTGGAGCTGGAAACTCAAGGCTGTGGTTCCTTCAATGGAAGCAGCTACAACATCAGCCTGAATGTGGAGGAGAACACTTCACCAGTGCTCATCGTTTTCTCTGATGATGTTGAGAACAGAAAGAGGAAAGCCAAAAGCGAGGTGAAGGAGATGATGAGTCATGAAGACGAGAGCTTCCTGCTGAAGGTTGATGCCTTAGGAAATAGCATAGTGGATGAGAATGGTGAACTAGAATGGCGCACTAGGAGAAAGAGGCAAGCCCGAAAGAACTTCTGCCAGAGGACCTCTCTTAAGGTCAGTTTTAAGGACATCGGGTGGGACCAGTGGATCGTAGCACCACCTGAATACGAAGCATACGAGTGCAAAGGCGTGTGCTCCTTCCCCTTAACCAATGACGTAACCCCGTCCAAACACGCCATCATCCAAACTCTTGTTCACTTGAGCAACCCCAAAAAGGCAGACAAAGCATGTTGTGTTCCCACGAAGCTGGACCCTTTAACCGTCATGTACCAAGATAAGGGTGTGATCACCGTCAGACACGTGTACGAAGAGATGAAAGTGGCCAAATGTGGCTGTAGATAATGAACATGCAGaaacatgggggggggggggggggtgtgtcaCTCGGGCCAGAATGAACAAACTGCTTCTGTGAATCAAGTTCCAGGACTTGAAACTCATTTCCTCATCCACATTCCTTTACAGGCTTGATACGAACTTGCTGCGAGAGATAATCCTGTGCTCCAATATTATACAAACACAGGAATAACAGTGTGTCATTAAGGGGGAGTGGAAAACACAGTATTTGGACACTTTGGTCAAAACTGAAAACTTctcatgttatttatttgtgttcaaTATCAATATTGCTTTTTTAAACAGGGTTAactcttaataaaaaaaattatatatatatatatatatatatatatatatgtgtgtgtatgtatacatTTGTGTAAGTATAAAATCAGCTGTAGTGGATATACACcaatccttgtttctacactcactgtccattctctcagctccactgaccacacaggagccctcagtgtcactgcagcactgagaatgatccaccaccacatcactcctgctctgtgggggtcctgagcgctgagggacagggggaaagggggctcACAAGGTATTAAGAACagcaaatggactacagtctgtaattgtagaactacaaagtccaGTAATATGgtcagagtggacacagttaTTTCCCCCCATTCTTAACTGTGTGATCTGTAGTGTGAGGTCAGATGCCCCTAGTGTTTGTTATATGGTACTGTATACTGTACTGAAATATGCTTGTACAAATCTAACAAATACAGCTGATTTATTCAACTTTATTTATCTAAGTTTCTCCCTGGTTACAcatgaatatattaataaaattatatattataatactctacttttattgtgtattatagAATTCAATGCTTAGATTACTGTCCGTTTCTGTACTCTAAAATTACGAAGCCAGTCGTGATGTAAACAATTCCAACAGAATTTTTACAATAAagttatttttgacatttttaatcaaatgtgTTCCTCTTTACAGTCTCTACTCTCCTCACAAGACATCACACTAGATGCTGGaaaactgctgtgaggatctgatggccatgtaaacattagtgagatAAAGCACTGGTggtggaggattagttctgggtcacaaacTCCACTTCAACTCTCCCCTTAAGTTCCAGTGATGCACAGCCCTTTATAAGGAAGtctttatacccttctagccCACTGTCGTCATTGGCCATTGTGACCGTAGGCTCATCTGCAGTTGCTCCAGAGCACCCATTTCATTTTGTGCTTTTGTGCTTATATATAGGGTCTGTACACACCATGTGTTTAAACTGGGTGCAGCTAAAaatgtgtctacaaacatttatatGGTTTAATGTGCAGACAGCGCCCTCTTCTGATGGATCTGTATTGAAACAGACAAGTGAGTCTTGCAGAAGGAAACAGAAAGCTGTTTATGAATAAGTCTTGGTATGAATAATTCCTCTGGGACAAGAAAATGCAGAAGTATGTATTCATTCTAAAACTACTaagattcattaattcatcttaTCTGTAGCCTCTTCATCCTAGTCAGGGTCAGGATGAGTCCAGACCGACTGGATTTCTGGACCAAATTGTTGCACAATTAGAACAGAGTGGTCCAGACTTCAGCTCCAATGATTTCACACAGATCCCCCTCCCAGGATTCATAACACCTCACTTATAATTGTTCCAGGTCAAATGTAGGCCAGAGAACTGCAGGTATGCCACATTTGGGCCATATTCGGGCCAAATATTATTCGCTAtctgtgaatgtctgtgaaatTCAAGTGGAATCTGGAAACAAAATGTGTACATGTGCTGGAGAAGCAGGGGCTCCAAAAACTTCtactaaaaaagaggacactgcagaaaaaaacaacaactaaagCATTACACAATAGGGATATAGACCTATTTTAGAAGTTTTCATAACTGTTTTGCCTCCTCTTTCTATTCCCAGAGGAACAGATCCTGTTCTCCCTCAATCTGGCCTGTGACACAGTGCTCCAGAAGTCTTAAAATAAAAGACACAGTTCCCATTGGCTGCAGGCGATCAGCAGACGACATTGCATAAGAGGCGGGGTATTAAGAGATCAGGAGAGATTAAGAGTATATTGCACCAATTAGCATCCAGCAAGGGTGGGCTTATGTAATTGTGTTGTAAAAAAatgtgggtgggggtggggctaAAGCCTCTCAGTGACATTATTATAAAATGCTGTGGAGGTGAAGTGCTAAAGCAGCAAAAGCAATGAAAACAGCTTACGAAACAAGAGCCATTTATGGTAACACTATATCGGAACACACTGGAGATTAATGAAGGCCATATCACACTTCTGAATGAGTCCTTCACTGCATTACTCTCCTGTTCCAGCTGTGATAATGTACATTAAAGACTTTAATATCACTAGGCTGTGCTTTGATGCTCTGAATTCTAGCTCTATTTGGTACTTATTTAATCCCTAATTTACCCAGGGGAATTCAACAGATTAAAATCTCTATATTTAGACAGACCTggataaaatgacaaatattttcTAGGTGCAGAGATTATCAAAATCAAACCGAACAAAAGAAACAGATGTAGTGTCCAAACACAGAATCCAGCTTTGAGAAATCAGATCTTCAATTTAATCTCACTCAGGGAGAAGAAATCATTACGCTGCCATGTTCTCTGAGACAAAGAGGAGGAAAGTTTTCTGGCCAGTTCTGAGCTCATAAAAATCAGCAGGTATCGCAGCTTGATAAAGAATTACAAAGATAAGAAAGGAGATAACCAAGCGAGGACTTGTAATGCCAATGCTCCTCTCTTCTTGGGCATAATGGAGACCTAGACACCAGCCCATAAAGTACACAGTGACGTATATGAGACAAAGAGTTACATCGAAAAGTAGAGGACTGTCTAGACAACTCTGTTCAGACAACGGGCTTTATGCTGTGTTATTACTTGTTTTATGTGGATAGACAATGTACAAATTAGAATGTCATAATTTCAGAACAGGCCCTGCATCTATTTgattattttggtcaatttccatcttattaagAAATGGAAAAATGGTTGGAATTTACTGATACTTTTCTAAAAGTGAAACAGCGAGGGGGGCGTGAATGGGCAAACTTAGTGGAAGAcaggagagtgagagggagacagGGGACAGAGCAAGAGACTGTGTGCAAAGGAGAgagatgggggaaaaaaaactgtacAAAAACATAAGCATGTTACAGATGTAGTGTGGTAAAGAAAGCAAAATCAGAAGTATACAAAAAATAGGCAAAGTAAGCCAAGACTCAAATCAGTTCAAAATAAAACTGACTTATTTTCAACTCAAAGTTTCATGCACTTTTCGACTTCACAGAAAACGTGTAATTTATGAGTCAAACTTCTGCATTTGGTTATTTTAATAGTCACATATTCCACAGTACACATCCAGAGCCACCACAGAAATGTGTCTGTGATTGTCTTCCTCATGCGCCAAAGATAATGCGATTAAAGGTTTATTGGGAGGAAAATCCTCTTATGACAGTGTTGTTGTTGTCCAAAACCCAGAGCC from Hoplias malabaricus isolate fHopMal1 chromosome 3, fHopMal1.hap1, whole genome shotgun sequence carries:
- the gdf2 gene encoding growth/differentiation factor 2 produces the protein MEGLRYLLLTLCISLCGSCKGNPVEFVESLEEDLEEEDSLNSRLERFLGTMKEDFLRMLNLSGVPQEQRKVQPPPFMTEIYNKYASDKSSAPRSDVIRSFVLQDVTHSVTDENKTAHRLLFNVSVPRFEEVTMVQLRLFILWEQDLTSCDDAFAAVNVYDVEHAEREEIIHLQDRKEIRDSEPSWEAFDVTHAVHHWLQTRSGAGELEVELETQGCGSFNGSSYNISLNVEENTSPVLIVFSDDVENRKRKAKSEVKEMMSHEDESFLLKVDALGNSIVDENGELEWRTRRKRQARKNFCQRTSLKVSFKDIGWDQWIVAPPEYEAYECKGVCSFPLTNDVTPSKHAIIQTLVHLSNPKKADKACCVPTKLDPLTVMYQDKGVITVRHVYEEMKVAKCGCR